A genomic region of Streptomyces rimosus contains the following coding sequences:
- a CDS encoding cupin domain-containing protein yields the protein MPNPPTIDPYKLMHWLNARKLTPEHVRDRTGIALDLRPDTVEESLELSGAEVRKLADSLDVPVEELAVGRARQPAALFQSRADTAATRRAVQRDGFHFYNYYSLPAPSGYIAPVILDILCPEGRLPKLNNGHLEPAITVNIGPGDIHGRWGEEINDLTWAVLKANRAPEHAWIIGDSYLEPSYRPHSYSLAGQEPARIISYTCKSNLHALLSRANEWTDASYDRFVEDWSADGQAAVLAIALRRRAHTAASLATATGIPKQKIAACLSGDGDALGLADLRRIGPVLGVDHRLLLPAEPVHDEIGKTWCSVEDGVASIREFGAYRAASMAGAPQLPDIVGLYLSVDRADTRALDLFDHGAGHYLATHGAPIAWWADEHGTVHEQQLAPDDSLWVGPCVPHGFSGTGALIKLGNGEGYGYLEHLELTQTVRRPQTLRRARRDRAGWGYEPTTTA from the coding sequence GTGCCGAATCCGCCCACCATCGATCCGTACAAGCTCATGCACTGGCTCAACGCCCGCAAACTCACCCCGGAACACGTGCGGGACCGTACCGGCATCGCACTCGACCTGCGCCCGGACACCGTGGAAGAGAGCCTGGAACTCTCCGGGGCCGAGGTCCGCAAGCTGGCCGATTCTTTGGATGTCCCCGTCGAAGAACTCGCCGTGGGACGGGCGCGGCAGCCCGCCGCCCTTTTCCAGAGCCGCGCCGACACGGCTGCGACCCGGCGCGCGGTGCAGCGCGACGGCTTTCATTTCTACAACTACTATTCGCTGCCGGCTCCCTCGGGGTACATCGCTCCCGTAATCCTGGACATTCTGTGTCCCGAAGGGCGGCTGCCGAAGCTCAACAACGGCCATCTGGAACCGGCCATCACCGTGAACATCGGGCCCGGCGATATTCACGGCCGCTGGGGCGAGGAGATCAACGATCTGACGTGGGCCGTGCTGAAAGCCAATCGGGCCCCCGAACACGCCTGGATCATCGGCGACTCCTACCTCGAACCCTCCTACCGGCCGCACAGTTACTCGCTGGCAGGCCAGGAACCCGCCCGGATCATCTCCTACACCTGCAAGTCGAACCTGCACGCGCTGCTTTCTCGGGCCAACGAGTGGACCGACGCCTCCTACGACCGGTTCGTCGAGGACTGGTCCGCCGACGGGCAGGCCGCCGTGCTCGCCATCGCCCTGCGCCGCAGGGCGCACACCGCCGCCTCGCTGGCCACCGCCACCGGCATCCCGAAACAGAAGATCGCGGCCTGCCTGTCCGGTGACGGCGACGCGCTCGGCCTGGCCGACCTGCGGCGCATCGGTCCCGTGCTCGGCGTCGACCACCGGCTGCTGCTGCCTGCCGAGCCGGTGCACGACGAGATCGGCAAGACGTGGTGCTCGGTCGAGGACGGTGTCGCCTCCATCCGGGAATTCGGCGCCTACCGCGCCGCTTCCATGGCCGGCGCGCCCCAACTGCCCGACATCGTGGGGCTCTACCTCTCCGTGGACCGTGCCGACACCCGCGCGCTCGACCTGTTCGACCACGGGGCCGGCCACTATCTCGCGACCCACGGGGCCCCGATCGCCTGGTGGGCCGACGAGCACGGCACCGTACACGAGCAGCAGCTCGCCCCCGACGACAGCCTGTGGGTCGGACCGTGCGTGCCCCACGGATTCAGCGGCACCGGCGCGCTGATCAAACTCGGCAACGGGGAGGGCTACGGCTATCTCGAACACCTGGAGCTGACCCAGACCGTCCGGCGGCCGCAGACCCTGCGCCGCGCCCGGCGGGACCGCGCGGGCTGGGGTTACGAGCCCACCACGACCGCCTGA
- a CDS encoding phosphonoacetaldehyde reductase, translating to MAITELPHREADVRQLLESADHSVALPVPRYVPTQVVFGRGAAHTLDTVIRHRLGVRGFHRPMVLTGREAAVKPWLAAVVAACRRLGTAVVVENPRANPTPESMQHVLNIARQHRVDGVVAIGGGSVLDTGKAVALLAAGERSVAEAVDQKSGSDAAGRGGPRGTGLVAVPTTAGSGAEVTRTATVWDEREQRKRALDQAALFPDLAIVDPLLTMSAPDGVWRSCGLDALAQAVESSWSVAADAESLRFSLPAVRLAVEGLEAVLADPGDEAARTVLSCASVFAGLAIAGTRTTVPHAVSYPMTLRHGVPHGHACALTLGAVLRFNAVVTAQDCRDPRGPEHVTRVLRSVCQRLDARDPAEAHQRLDVLLRRLGLPALRGLDHIDVRVLADDVVTYNRFDNNPRHMSRDQLTALLRAESTS from the coding sequence GTGGCGATCACCGAACTGCCCCACCGGGAAGCGGACGTCCGGCAGCTGCTGGAGTCCGCAGACCACTCCGTGGCTCTTCCCGTGCCCCGCTACGTGCCGACGCAGGTGGTTTTCGGCCGCGGCGCCGCCCACACGCTGGATACGGTGATCCGGCATCGGCTGGGAGTACGCGGCTTCCACCGGCCCATGGTGCTCACCGGCCGGGAGGCGGCCGTCAAGCCCTGGCTGGCGGCGGTGGTCGCGGCCTGCCGACGTCTGGGGACGGCGGTGGTGGTGGAGAATCCGCGCGCCAATCCGACGCCGGAGAGCATGCAGCACGTACTCAATATCGCGCGGCAGCACCGGGTCGACGGTGTGGTGGCGATCGGCGGCGGCAGCGTACTGGACACCGGCAAGGCCGTGGCCCTGCTGGCGGCCGGTGAGCGGTCCGTGGCCGAGGCGGTTGACCAGAAATCGGGCTCCGACGCCGCTGGTCGCGGCGGGCCGCGCGGTACCGGGCTGGTCGCCGTACCGACGACGGCGGGCAGCGGTGCGGAGGTCACCCGTACGGCGACCGTGTGGGACGAGCGTGAGCAGCGCAAACGGGCGCTGGACCAGGCGGCGCTCTTTCCCGACCTCGCGATCGTCGACCCGCTGCTGACGATGAGCGCGCCAGACGGGGTGTGGCGCAGTTGCGGCCTGGACGCGCTGGCCCAGGCGGTGGAGTCCAGTTGGTCGGTCGCTGCCGACGCCGAATCGCTGCGCTTCAGTTTGCCCGCCGTCCGTTTGGCCGTCGAGGGGCTGGAGGCCGTACTGGCGGATCCAGGCGACGAGGCGGCGCGCACCGTACTGAGCTGCGCGAGCGTCTTCGCCGGGCTGGCCATCGCCGGCACCCGGACCACCGTCCCGCACGCCGTCTCGTATCCGATGACCCTGCGCCACGGCGTCCCGCACGGCCATGCCTGCGCTCTCACCCTCGGTGCCGTCCTGCGGTTCAACGCCGTCGTCACGGCGCAGGACTGCCGTGATCCCCGGGGCCCGGAGCACGTGACGCGTGTGCTGCGTTCCGTGTGCCAGCGGCTCGACGCGCGGGACCCGGCCGAGGCGCACCAACGCCTGGACGTACTCCTGAGACGGCTCGGACTTCCCGCCTTGCGCGGGCTCGACCACATCGACGTACGCGTGCTCGCCGACGACGTGGTGACGTACAACCGCTTCGACAACAACCCCCGGCACATGAGCCGTGACCAGCTCACCGCCTTGCTGCGCGCGGAGAGTACCAGCTGA
- a CDS encoding C-terminal binding protein: MPVVLYTDPAWVIGPDGAVDCDRADVEREVYGTDIQMRFGPYRDGAFDVSGDAFLGALRGADAVAIYRAQITQEVVDLLKPGCRVVARQGVGTDNLNAGLLERHGILGFHVPDYCVDEVSSHTVAMLLALERKLIAQDGLVKEGRWSIHAGGVPRRTGDLSVGIVGFGRIGRATSRKLQPLYRRVLAYDPYVHDDLMRGYGVQGRPSLAELFFDADAVVLHAPLDDSTRHMINDMSLRPLRRGALLVNTARGGLVQPEAVLERLRDGRLGGYGSDVFTPENPCDHPVNKEILTSPHTVVTAHRAFLSDASERSQRLRVAEEIRRVLLTGRPPLFGRLA; this comes from the coding sequence ATGCCTGTCGTCCTCTATACCGACCCCGCTTGGGTGATCGGCCCCGATGGTGCCGTGGACTGCGATCGCGCCGACGTCGAACGCGAGGTGTACGGCACGGACATCCAGATGCGGTTCGGTCCGTACCGGGACGGTGCCTTCGATGTCTCCGGCGACGCGTTCCTGGGTGCCCTGCGCGGCGCCGACGCGGTCGCCATCTACCGCGCGCAGATCACCCAAGAGGTCGTCGATCTGCTGAAACCCGGCTGCCGGGTCGTCGCCCGCCAGGGCGTCGGTACCGACAATCTCAACGCCGGTCTGCTGGAACGCCACGGCATCCTCGGTTTCCACGTGCCCGACTACTGCGTCGACGAGGTCAGCAGCCACACCGTGGCCATGCTGCTGGCGCTGGAACGCAAGCTGATCGCCCAGGACGGTCTGGTCAAGGAGGGACGGTGGAGCATCCACGCCGGTGGCGTCCCCCGGCGTACCGGTGACCTCAGCGTCGGCATCGTCGGCTTCGGGCGCATCGGCCGGGCCACCAGCCGTAAACTCCAGCCGCTCTACCGGCGGGTGCTGGCCTACGACCCCTACGTACACGACGACCTGATGCGCGGCTACGGGGTCCAGGGACGGCCCTCGCTGGCCGAGCTGTTCTTCGACGCGGACGCCGTCGTGCTGCACGCCCCGTTGGACGACAGCACACGGCACATGATCAACGACATGTCGCTGCGGCCCCTGCGGCGCGGTGCCCTGCTGGTCAACACCGCGCGGGGCGGACTGGTACAGCCCGAAGCGGTGCTGGAGCGCCTGCGGGACGGGCGGCTGGGCGGTTACGGCTCGGACGTGTTCACCCCGGAGAACCCCTGCGACCACCCGGTGAACAAGGAAATCCTCACCTCGCCCCACACGGTGGTCACCGCGCACCGGGCGTTCCTGTCGGACGCCTCGGAGCGCAGCCAGCGGCTGCGCGTCGCCGAGGAGATCCGGCGCGTCCTGCTGACCGGACGGCCGCCGCTCTTCGGCCGCCTGGCCTAG
- a CDS encoding aldehyde dehydrogenase family protein, whose product MSAAMNAIFSEGRWSSVDRVADVLNPYTGETVGHMARAGAGQAVTAARAAGRFRCEAPAHERGAVLLRTADEIQNSAEVFVRSIVEETGNTHKDAVSEVRRAVAQLRFGGEEAKRLTGESIATDVTDYTARRLAVTLPEPLGLICAITPFNRPLNQVVTKVVPAVAAGNSVIVKPSEKAPLTAGLFVRALLDSGLPPGMIALVTGDPLEVGEALVSCEYVDMVTFTGSAAVGQRIARRIGMIRSAFELGDSGALIVADDADLSAAVSAAAAGAYATAGQSCRGVKRILVQEQVADEFADMLVEATERLVVGDPRDPGTDIGTLIDEPAAIRVERRVAEAVDGGARVLAGGRRRGAQFWPTVLDHVDRGAPLVCEETFGPCAPLVRVKDLADAVDYLNAGRVGLQAGVFTQRIDDAMRAARELQVGAVIVNGGPQFESPNIPFGGVKDSGHGREGVRYAMREMTRLKTLVL is encoded by the coding sequence ATGAGCGCTGCCATGAATGCGATTTTCAGCGAAGGGCGCTGGTCGTCGGTTGATCGGGTGGCCGATGTGCTCAACCCGTACACCGGGGAGACGGTAGGGCACATGGCGCGGGCCGGGGCGGGTCAGGCGGTGACTGCCGCGCGGGCCGCCGGCAGGTTTCGGTGTGAGGCGCCGGCCCATGAGCGCGGTGCCGTTCTTCTGCGTACCGCGGATGAGATCCAGAATTCTGCCGAGGTTTTCGTCCGGTCGATTGTCGAGGAGACCGGAAATACCCACAAGGACGCCGTGAGCGAGGTGCGGCGCGCGGTCGCGCAACTGCGTTTCGGTGGCGAGGAGGCGAAGCGGCTGACCGGCGAGAGTATCGCGACGGATGTCACGGATTACACGGCCCGCAGACTTGCCGTGACGCTGCCCGAACCGCTCGGGCTGATTTGCGCGATCACTCCGTTCAACCGTCCGCTCAATCAGGTCGTCACCAAAGTGGTGCCCGCCGTGGCGGCAGGCAACAGTGTGATCGTCAAGCCGTCGGAGAAGGCGCCGCTGACCGCCGGGCTGTTCGTCCGGGCGCTGCTGGACAGCGGGCTGCCGCCCGGGATGATCGCGCTGGTCACCGGGGACCCGCTGGAGGTCGGCGAGGCGCTGGTGAGCTGTGAGTACGTCGACATGGTGACGTTCACGGGCAGCGCCGCGGTCGGGCAGCGGATCGCCCGCCGTATCGGCATGATCCGCAGCGCCTTCGAGTTGGGGGACAGCGGGGCCTTGATCGTGGCCGATGATGCCGATCTGTCCGCGGCGGTCAGCGCCGCCGCTGCGGGGGCGTACGCGACGGCGGGGCAGTCGTGCCGCGGGGTGAAGCGGATCCTGGTGCAGGAACAGGTCGCGGACGAGTTCGCCGACATGCTGGTAGAGGCGACCGAGCGGCTGGTGGTGGGCGACCCCCGCGACCCCGGCACCGACATCGGCACGCTGATCGACGAGCCGGCGGCCATACGGGTGGAGCGGCGGGTGGCGGAAGCAGTGGACGGCGGTGCGCGGGTGCTGGCCGGGGGGCGGCGCCGTGGGGCGCAGTTCTGGCCGACGGTGCTGGATCACGTCGACCGCGGCGCACCGCTGGTGTGCGAGGAGACCTTCGGGCCCTGCGCCCCGCTGGTGCGGGTCAAGGACCTTGCCGACGCGGTCGACTACCTGAATGCCGGCCGGGTCGGCCTCCAGGCCGGGGTGTTCACCCAGCGGATCGACGACGCGATGCGGGCCGCCCGTGAGTTGCAGGTCGGCGCCGTCATCGTCAACGGCGGCCCGCAGTTCGAGTCGCCCAACATCCCCTTCGGCGGGGTCAAGGACAGCGGCCACGGGCGCGAGGGCGTGCGCTACGCCATGCGGGAGATGACCCGCCTCAAGACCCTGGTGCTGTAA
- a CDS encoding AfsR/SARP family transcriptional regulator, whose product MADAAGDERHLWFTVLGPVAIWRGGRQLDAGSPRQRSLLAVLLVQGGRGISAPELIRALWGKDPPPDARAVLHTYVCRLRAVLGPDADMLVSESDGYALHVGEGGLDLQRAERFVAEAEQARRAGDPARARELLARAMELGTGDPPEGVPGPNGAAWRVRLEEHRLSLVETRLALDLEAGRHAEVVAELTALTAAHPLRERLKELLMLALYRGGRRTEALAAYADTRRLLAQERGVAPSPGLTELHRRILRADPRLPAPEGGRPRYAGEGAAQVRPAQLPPDTRDFTGRAALVEELIAYLGPGRGRGVALSAVGGIGGVGKTALAVHVAHAVRPFFPDGQLYVDLRGCGPCPVEPESVLGTFLRALGVSDCAIPVGVSERAALYRSVLDGRRVLALLDNARDAAQVRPLLPGTDGCAALVTSRNRLAHPAGTHAVALDVMRPQEALALFTRITGEGGEDARKVVAACGCLPLAIRIAAARLLARRTWTVADLVRKLADEHRRLDELQAGDLGIAATFELGYGQLAARQARAFRLVALPCGPDISLGAAAAVLGLRTEEAGKTLEFLVDTSLLESPAPDRYRYHDLLRLYARARAERDDPPEQREAARSRLLDHYLATAARVYTMNRPGEPLADHIEPTQYPGLSFDDRESALEWLYTEAGNLLACARASARGPTLRRAADLMLVTKDLADSGTGARQYEQTIVHLLTAAREAQDAHAEGRLRLLMIHFHIMAGRLTEADREAQAAMALRGHCADPVLSSNALNESGIIASLQGRHEDAESLLQQALAAFRSYRNQNSVASALANLALLYVDTGRITEGVSLAEQCLALYQKIGATTRLAAGHYSLGVVLTQAARPEDALQQFEQAVVIFQDSRQCLWEAMTYWRMAEAHLAADRPAQAAGRAEEALAILQGPSGQWARANALTTLGHALRRTGHADRARVCWHKALETYETLGSPEAAAVRRLLPADRPAPVGDADA is encoded by the coding sequence ATGGCCGACGCTGCGGGGGACGAGCGGCACTTGTGGTTCACGGTGCTGGGGCCGGTCGCGATCTGGCGCGGGGGGCGGCAGCTCGATGCCGGTTCGCCGCGGCAGCGGTCGCTGCTCGCCGTTCTGTTGGTGCAGGGCGGGCGTGGCATATCGGCGCCGGAGTTGATCCGTGCTCTGTGGGGTAAGGACCCGCCGCCGGATGCGAGGGCCGTCCTGCACACGTATGTATGCCGGCTGCGCGCGGTCTTGGGGCCGGACGCCGACATGCTGGTGAGCGAGTCCGACGGCTATGCGTTGCACGTCGGTGAGGGCGGGCTCGATCTGCAACGTGCCGAACGGTTTGTGGCCGAGGCCGAGCAGGCCCGTCGTGCAGGCGACCCAGCCCGCGCCCGCGAACTGCTGGCCCGGGCCATGGAGCTGGGGACCGGTGACCCGCCGGAGGGCGTGCCGGGCCCGAACGGTGCGGCCTGGCGCGTCCGCCTGGAAGAGCACCGCCTGAGTCTGGTGGAAACCCGCCTCGCCCTGGACTTGGAGGCCGGGCGGCACGCGGAGGTGGTGGCGGAGCTGACGGCGCTGACCGCCGCACATCCGCTGCGCGAGCGACTGAAGGAACTTCTGATGCTCGCGCTGTACCGCGGCGGCCGGCGGACCGAGGCGCTGGCCGCCTACGCCGACACCCGGCGCCTGCTCGCCCAGGAACGGGGCGTCGCTCCCTCACCCGGTCTCACCGAACTGCATCGGCGTATCCTGCGGGCCGATCCCCGCCTGCCCGCTCCCGAAGGGGGGCGCCCGCGCTATGCGGGTGAGGGCGCGGCACAGGTCCGCCCGGCTCAGCTGCCCCCCGACACCCGGGACTTCACCGGGCGAGCGGCGCTGGTCGAGGAGCTGATCGCGTACCTCGGTCCGGGCAGGGGGCGCGGGGTGGCCCTGAGCGCGGTCGGGGGGATCGGTGGCGTCGGCAAGACCGCTTTGGCGGTGCATGTCGCGCACGCGGTCCGGCCGTTCTTCCCGGACGGGCAGCTGTACGTCGACCTCCGGGGCTGCGGACCGTGTCCGGTCGAGCCGGAGTCCGTACTGGGGACTTTCCTGCGGGCCCTGGGCGTATCGGACTGTGCCATCCCCGTGGGGGTGAGCGAGCGCGCCGCGCTCTACCGGTCCGTACTCGACGGCCGCCGCGTCCTGGCCTTGCTGGACAACGCCCGTGACGCCGCCCAGGTCCGTCCCCTGCTGCCCGGCACGGACGGCTGCGCCGCCCTGGTCACCAGCCGCAACCGGCTGGCCCACCCGGCGGGAACCCATGCGGTGGCCCTGGACGTCATGCGGCCCCAAGAAGCCCTCGCCCTGTTCACCCGCATCACCGGCGAAGGAGGCGAGGACGCCCGGAAGGTGGTGGCGGCGTGCGGCTGTCTGCCGCTGGCCATCCGGATCGCCGCCGCCCGCCTGCTGGCCCGCCGCACCTGGACCGTCGCCGACCTGGTACGCAAACTGGCCGACGAGCACCGTCGGCTGGACGAACTCCAGGCCGGCGACCTCGGCATCGCCGCCACCTTCGAGCTGGGATACGGGCAGCTCGCCGCCCGGCAGGCGCGCGCTTTCCGGCTGGTGGCCCTGCCGTGCGGGCCGGACATCTCGCTCGGCGCCGCCGCGGCCGTACTCGGCCTGCGCACCGAAGAGGCCGGAAAAACGCTGGAGTTCCTGGTGGACACCTCACTGCTGGAATCCCCCGCGCCGGACCGCTACCGCTACCACGACCTCCTACGCCTCTACGCCCGTGCCCGCGCCGAACGTGACGATCCCCCGGAGCAGCGCGAGGCGGCACGCTCACGGCTGCTGGACCACTACCTGGCCACGGCCGCCCGCGTCTACACGATGAACCGGCCCGGAGAACCCCTGGCGGACCACATCGAGCCCACCCAGTACCCGGGCCTGTCCTTCGATGACCGGGAAAGCGCGCTGGAATGGCTGTACACGGAGGCCGGAAACCTGCTGGCCTGCGCCCGCGCCTCGGCCCGCGGGCCCACGCTGCGGCGTGCGGCGGACCTCATGCTGGTGACCAAGGACCTGGCCGATTCGGGCACGGGCGCCCGGCAGTACGAGCAGACGATCGTGCACCTGCTGACGGCCGCGCGGGAAGCGCAGGACGCCCATGCCGAGGGGCGGCTGCGCCTGCTCATGATCCACTTCCACATCATGGCCGGCCGTCTCACAGAGGCGGATCGCGAGGCCCAGGCCGCCATGGCACTCCGGGGCCACTGCGCGGATCCCGTTCTCTCCTCCAACGCCCTCAACGAAAGCGGCATCATCGCGAGTCTGCAGGGCCGCCACGAAGACGCGGAATCCCTCCTGCAGCAGGCACTTGCCGCCTTCCGCAGTTACAGGAACCAGAACAGCGTGGCCAGCGCGCTGGCCAACCTCGCTCTCCTCTACGTGGACACCGGCCGTATCACCGAAGGCGTGAGCCTGGCCGAGCAGTGCCTGGCCCTCTACCAGAAAATCGGCGCGACGACGCGCCTGGCCGCCGGACACTACTCACTCGGCGTGGTGCTGACACAGGCCGCGCGCCCGGAGGACGCTTTACAGCAATTCGAACAAGCCGTCGTCATCTTCCAGGACAGCAGGCAGTGCCTGTGGGAGGCGATGACGTACTGGCGGATGGCGGAAGCCCATCTCGCCGCGGACCGGCCGGCGCAGGCCGCGGGACGGGCCGAAGAGGCCCTCGCCATCCTGCAGGGCCCCAGTGGCCAATGGGCCCGCGCCAACGCCCTCACCACCCTCGGACACGCCCTCCGGCGAACCGGGCACGCGGACCGCGCCCGCGTCTGCTGGCACAAAGCCCTGGAGACGTACGAGACGCTGGGCTCCCCGGAGGCCGCCGCCGTACGGAGGCTGCTGCCCGCGGACAGGCCGGCGCCGGTTGGAGACGCGGACGCGTAG
- a CDS encoding lysophospholipid acyltransferase family protein translates to MFYQVLKYVILGPLLRLIFRPRVEGLEHVPLQGPAIIAGNHLSFSDHFVMPVIVPRRVTFLAKSEYFTGPGLRGRLTAAFFRGIGQIPVDRSGGKAAQAALRSGLAVLRKGRVLGIYPEGTRSHDGRLYKGRTGVAALAMKAQVPVIPCAMIGTFEAQPTGRRLPRAMRITIRFGKPLEFSRFAGLDGEHAALRAVTDEIMYEILQLSGQEYVDEYANEAKARQQSQWGLVRRFR, encoded by the coding sequence GTGTTCTATCAGGTGCTCAAGTACGTGATCCTGGGGCCGTTACTGCGGCTGATCTTCCGACCGCGGGTGGAGGGGCTGGAACATGTGCCCTTGCAGGGCCCGGCGATCATTGCGGGCAACCATCTGTCGTTCTCGGACCACTTCGTGATGCCGGTGATCGTGCCGAGGCGGGTCACGTTTCTGGCGAAGTCCGAATACTTTACGGGGCCCGGGCTGCGCGGACGGCTGACCGCGGCGTTCTTCCGTGGCATCGGACAGATCCCCGTGGACCGCTCCGGCGGCAAGGCGGCCCAGGCGGCGTTGCGGTCCGGGCTGGCGGTGCTGCGCAAGGGGCGGGTCCTGGGGATCTACCCGGAGGGGACGCGGTCGCACGACGGGCGGCTCTACAAGGGCCGTACGGGAGTGGCCGCGCTGGCGATGAAGGCCCAGGTGCCGGTGATCCCCTGCGCGATGATCGGTACATTCGAGGCCCAGCCCACCGGCCGCCGCCTGCCCCGCGCCATGCGCATCACCATCCGCTTCGGCAAGCCCCTGGAATTCAGCCGCTTCGCCGGCCTGGACGGCGAACACGCCGCGCTGCGCGCCGTCACCGACGAGATCATGTACGAGATCCTGCAGCTCTCCGGCCAGGAGTACGTGGACGAGTACGCGAACGAGGCGAAGGCGCGGCAGCAGTCGCAGTGGGGGTTGGTGCGGCGGTTCCGGTGA